One genomic window of Betaproteobacteria bacterium includes the following:
- the hflB gene encoding ATP-dependent zinc metalloprotease FtsH: MNNLVKNIAIWLVIALVLMTVFNQFSTRQATQKAMEYSQFIEEVKQGQIAKVTIEGRVLKGIKRSGERFTTYSPSDPWLVSDLLKAGVIVEAKPEEEPSLLMNIFVSWFPMLLLIGVWIFFMRQMQGGGRGGAFSFGKSRARMLDESNNTVTFADVAGCEEAKDEVAELVEFLRDPGKFQKLGGRIPRGVLMVGSPGTGKTLLAKAIAGEAKVPFFSISGSDFVEMFVGVGAARVRDMFEQAKKHAPCIVFIDEIDAVGRQRGAGLGGGNDEREQTLNQLLVEMDGFEGSAGVIVIAATNRPDVLDPALLRPGRFDRQVVVPLPDIRGREQILVVHMRKVPVGPDVKSDIIARGTPGFSGADLANLVNEAALFAARANKRLVDMHDFERAKDKIMMGAERKSMVMPEHERRNTAYHESGHAVVAKLLVRTDPVHKVTIIPRGRALGVTMQLPQEDRYSLDREHLLQNIAVLFGGRIAEEVFMSQMTTGASNDFERATDLARRMVTQWGMSDSMGPMVYGENEGEVFLGRSITTHKNVSEATMQKVDAEIRRIVDQQYGLARRLIEENRDKVEVMAKALLEWETIDSDQIEDIMNGRPPRPPKPTSSQPPTPPQEETPTPAPAGSTTAQGA; the protein is encoded by the coding sequence TTGAACAACTTGGTCAAGAACATAGCGATCTGGCTCGTCATCGCCCTGGTGCTGATGACGGTGTTCAATCAGTTCAGCACGCGCCAGGCCACGCAGAAGGCGATGGAGTATTCCCAGTTCATCGAGGAGGTGAAGCAGGGACAGATCGCCAAGGTCACCATCGAGGGCCGCGTGCTCAAGGGCATCAAGCGCAGCGGCGAGCGCTTCACCACCTATTCTCCGTCCGATCCCTGGCTCGTCAGCGACCTGCTCAAGGCCGGCGTCATCGTCGAGGCCAAGCCCGAGGAAGAGCCATCGCTGCTCATGAACATCTTCGTATCCTGGTTCCCGATGCTGCTGCTGATCGGGGTGTGGATATTCTTCATGCGCCAGATGCAGGGCGGCGGCCGTGGCGGCGCTTTCTCCTTCGGCAAGAGCCGGGCGCGAATGCTGGACGAAAGCAACAACACGGTGACGTTCGCCGATGTTGCCGGCTGCGAGGAAGCGAAAGACGAGGTCGCCGAGCTGGTCGAGTTCCTGCGCGATCCAGGCAAGTTCCAGAAGCTGGGCGGGCGCATTCCGCGCGGCGTGCTCATGGTAGGCAGCCCCGGAACCGGCAAGACCTTGCTTGCGAAAGCCATCGCCGGTGAGGCCAAGGTTCCTTTCTTCAGTATCTCGGGCTCCGATTTCGTCGAGATGTTCGTCGGCGTGGGTGCAGCCCGCGTGCGCGACATGTTCGAACAGGCGAAGAAGCACGCGCCCTGCATCGTGTTCATCGACGAAATCGACGCGGTCGGCCGCCAGCGCGGGGCCGGCCTGGGCGGCGGCAACGACGAGCGCGAGCAGACGCTGAACCAGCTGCTGGTCGAGATGGACGGCTTCGAGGGCAGCGCCGGAGTGATCGTGATCGCCGCCACCAACCGCCCCGACGTGCTCGACCCGGCGCTGCTGCGCCCCGGCCGCTTCGACCGCCAGGTGGTCGTGCCGCTGCCCGACATCCGCGGGCGCGAGCAGATCCTGGTGGTGCACATGCGCAAGGTCCCGGTCGGACCGGACGTGAAATCCGACATCATCGCGCGCGGCACGCCGGGCTTCTCGGGCGCCGATCTCGCCAACCTGGTCAACGAGGCGGCGCTGTTCGCGGCACGGGCCAACAAGCGGCTGGTCGACATGCACGACTTCGAGCGCGCCAAGGACAAGATCATGATGGGCGCCGAACGCAAATCGATGGTGATGCCGGAGCACGAGCGGCGCAACACCGCCTATCACGAGTCGGGCCATGCGGTCGTGGCGAAGCTTCTCGTCAGGACCGACCCGGTGCACAAGGTTACGATCATCCCGCGCGGGCGCGCGCTCGGCGTGACGATGCAGCTGCCGCAGGAGGATCGCTACAGCCTCGATCGCGAGCACCTGCTGCAGAACATCGCCGTGCTGTTCGGCGGGCGCATCGCCGAGGAAGTGTTCATGTCGCAGATGACCACGGGCGCGAGCAACGACTTCGAGCGCGCAACCGACCTTGCCCGGCGCATGGTCACCCAATGGGGCATGAGCGACTCCATGGGGCCGATGGTGTACGGCGAAAACGAGGGCGAGGTGTTCCTCGGCCGCAGCATCACCACGCACAAGAACGTATCGGAAGCGACCATGCAGAAGGTCGACGCCGAGATCCGCCGCATCGTCGACCAGCAGTACGGGCTCGCGCGCCGGCTGATCGAGGAGAATCGCGACAAGGTCGAGGTGATGGCCAAGGCGCTGCTGGAATGGGAAACGATCGATTCCGACCAGATCGAAGACATCATGAACGGGCGTCCGCCGCGGCCGCCCAAGCCGACTTCGTCCCAGCCCCCGACGCCGCCGCAGGAAGAAACGCCCACGCCGGCACCCGCGGGCAGCACCACCGCCCAGGGCGCCTGA
- the folP gene encoding dihydropteroate synthase produces MGVVNVTPDSFSDGGAYFEPAVAIAHGFELAREGAAIIDIGGESTRPGAESVPAADELARVLPVLRGLSDAGVVLSVDTCKTEVMRAALEHGADMINDVNAFRASGALEAVAPSNAGLCFMHMQGEPRTMQLAPHYDDVVNEVAAFLRSRAQAAEQAGVTRNRIVVDPGFGFGKMLRHNLDLLRRLGEIAGLGYPVLAGLSRKSTLGTITGLPAGERTYASVAAALLAVVNGARIVRVHDVAATRDALAVFEAMHAGA; encoded by the coding sequence ATGGGCGTGGTCAACGTCACGCCCGACTCCTTCTCCGACGGTGGCGCCTATTTCGAGCCGGCAGTCGCCATCGCGCACGGATTCGAGCTGGCGCGCGAGGGCGCGGCGATCATCGATATCGGCGGCGAATCGACCCGGCCGGGCGCCGAAAGCGTGCCTGCGGCCGACGAGCTTGCGCGCGTGCTGCCCGTTCTGCGCGGGCTTTCCGACGCCGGCGTGGTGCTGTCGGTCGATACCTGCAAGACCGAGGTCATGCGCGCGGCGCTCGAGCATGGCGCCGACATGATCAACGACGTGAATGCCTTTCGCGCCTCCGGCGCGCTCGAGGCCGTGGCCCCTTCGAATGCGGGGCTGTGCTTCATGCACATGCAGGGCGAGCCGCGCACCATGCAGCTTGCGCCGCATTATGACGACGTGGTGAACGAAGTCGCGGCCTTCCTCCGCAGCCGCGCACAGGCAGCCGAACAGGCCGGCGTCACCCGCAACCGGATCGTCGTCGATCCGGGCTTCGGCTTCGGCAAGATGCTGCGACACAACCTGGACTTACTGCGCCGTCTCGGCGAGATCGCGGGCCTCGGCTACCCGGTGCTGGCCGGCCTGTCGCGCAAGTCGACGCTGGGAACGATCACCGGCCTCCCGGCCGGCGAGCGCACGTACGCCAGCGTCGCTGCCGCTTTGCTGGCCGTCGTGAACGGGGCTAGAATCGTGCGCGTCCACGACGTCGCCGCCACGCGCGACGCGCTCGCTGTGTTCGAGGCGATGCACGCGGGCGCGTGA